The proteins below are encoded in one region of Geobacter sp.:
- the uvrB gene encoding excinuclease ABC subunit UvrB, with protein MGAFQLSSSYIPRGDQPRAIDELVEGILRGDRHQVLLGVTGSGKTFTVANVIARLDRPALVLAPNKTLAAQLYGEFKELFPGNAVEYFVSYYDYYQPEAYLPTTDTFIEKDSSINDEIDKLRHSATRSLLTRRDVIIVASVSCIYGIGSPAEYESMHVFFRQGDDYGRDTLLKRLVEIQYERNDIDFHRGTFRVRGDIVEIFPAHDDERAVRVEFFGDSVEAISEIDPLRGQVLNRLSKCAIFPASHYVATRETLDRSIEEIRVDLRERIQWFREQNMLVEAQRIEQRTMFDLEMMEEMGFCQGIENYSRYFDNRKPGEPPYTLIDYFPRDFLLFVDESHITVSQVGGMYRGDRSRKETLVQYGFRLPAALDNRPLNFKEFEEKLTQTVYVSATPADHELQRSDGVVVEQVIRPTGLVDPEIVIRPASGQVDDLLHEIRLTVARGERVLVTTLTKRMAEELTGFYQEVGVRVRYLHSDIDTIQRMEIIRDLRKGLFDVLVGINLLREGLDIPEVSLVAILDADKEGFLRSARSLIQTCGRAARNVAGRVIMYADIVTRSMQACIDETGRRRALQVAYNLEHGITPQSVQKGFGGILDSIEEKDYFTIPVAAEEQEEYVSPKEIPGLVRSLRKQMLTAAKELEFERAAELRDRIRKLEEMELALR; from the coding sequence ATGGGCGCTTTCCAGCTATCCAGCAGCTATATCCCGCGGGGGGACCAACCCCGTGCCATCGACGAACTGGTGGAGGGGATCCTCCGCGGCGACCGGCACCAGGTCCTGCTCGGGGTCACCGGATCGGGCAAGACCTTTACCGTGGCCAATGTCATCGCCCGGCTCGACCGGCCCGCCCTGGTTCTTGCCCCCAACAAGACCCTGGCGGCCCAGCTCTACGGGGAGTTCAAGGAGCTCTTTCCCGGCAATGCCGTTGAGTATTTCGTCTCCTATTACGACTACTACCAGCCCGAGGCATACCTCCCCACCACGGACACCTTCATCGAGAAGGACTCCTCCATCAACGACGAGATCGACAAGCTGCGTCATTCGGCCACCAGGAGCCTGTTGACCCGCCGCGACGTGATCATCGTCGCCTCGGTCTCCTGCATCTATGGCATCGGCTCGCCGGCCGAATACGAGTCCATGCACGTCTTTTTCCGCCAGGGGGACGACTATGGCCGCGACACCCTGCTGAAGCGGCTGGTGGAGATCCAGTACGAGCGGAACGACATCGATTTCCACCGCGGCACCTTCCGGGTGCGCGGCGACATCGTGGAGATCTTCCCTGCCCATGACGACGAGCGGGCCGTGCGCGTCGAATTCTTCGGCGATTCGGTGGAGGCGATCTCCGAGATCGACCCCCTGCGCGGCCAGGTGCTGAACCGCCTCTCCAAGTGCGCGATCTTTCCGGCCTCCCACTACGTGGCGACCCGCGAGACCCTGGACCGCTCCATCGAGGAGATCCGGGTCGATCTGCGCGAGCGTATCCAGTGGTTCAGGGAGCAGAACATGCTGGTGGAGGCCCAGCGGATCGAGCAGCGGACCATGTTCGACCTGGAGATGATGGAAGAGATGGGATTCTGCCAGGGGATAGAGAACTATTCCCGCTATTTCGACAACCGCAAACCGGGCGAGCCCCCCTATACCCTGATCGACTATTTCCCCCGCGATTTCCTGCTGTTTGTGGACGAGTCGCATATCACCGTTTCGCAGGTCGGGGGGATGTACCGCGGCGACCGGAGCCGCAAGGAGACCCTGGTTCAGTACGGTTTCCGTTTGCCCGCGGCCCTGGACAACCGGCCGCTCAACTTCAAGGAATTCGAGGAGAAGCTCACCCAGACGGTCTATGTCTCTGCAACCCCGGCGGACCACGAGCTGCAGCGGAGCGACGGCGTGGTGGTGGAGCAGGTCATCCGCCCCACCGGCCTGGTTGACCCGGAGATCGTTATCCGCCCCGCATCCGGCCAGGTGGACGATCTGCTTCACGAGATCCGGCTGACCGTGGCACGCGGCGAGCGGGTGCTGGTAACCACCCTGACCAAGCGAATGGCCGAGGAGCTGACCGGTTTCTACCAGGAGGTGGGGGTCAGGGTCCGCTATCTCCATTCGGACATCGACACCATCCAGCGGATGGAGATCATCCGCGATCTCCGCAAGGGGCTCTTCGACGTCCTGGTGGGGATCAACCTGCTGCGCGAGGGGCTCGACATCCCCGAGGTCTCACTGGTCGCCATCCTCGATGCAGACAAGGAAGGGTTTCTCCGCTCTGCCCGCTCGCTCATCCAGACCTGTGGCAGGGCCGCCCGCAACGTGGCCGGCCGGGTCATCATGTACGCCGATATCGTGACCCGCTCCATGCAGGCGTGCATCGACGAAACCGGCCGCCGCCGCGCCCTGCAGGTCGCCTACAATCTTGAGCACGGCATTACTCCGCAGTCGGTGCAGAAGGGGTTCGGGGGCATCCTCGATTCCATCGAGGAGAAGGACTATTTCACTATCCCCGTGGCTGCCGAGGAGCAGGAAGAGTATGTCTCCCCCAAGGAGATCCCCGGCCTCGTGAGATCGCTGCGCAAGCAGATGCTTACCGCGGCGAAGGAGCTGGAATTCGAGCGTGCGGCAGAGCTGCGCGACCGGATCAGGAAGCTGGAAGAGATGGAGCTGGCGTTGCGGTAG